GTAGACCAGACGCCGAGCGTCGGCCGGGTCAGCCGCCGCGAGGGCCGCCTCCGCTGCCGCACGGCAGGCGTCCAGCGACGCACCGGCCAACGAGATCCGCACTTCGGCCACTGCCGGTGCTGACATCGACAGGCTGGTGATCCCCATCCCCACCAGCACGCGTGCCAGCAGCGGGTCACTCGCTGCCTCGCCGCAGACGCCGGCGGGGACGTCGGCCTCCCGGCCGGCCGCGCCAACCCTGGCAACGAGGTCCAGGACGGCCGGCTGCCAGGGGTCCAGCAACTCGCCCAGTTCGCCGACCAGCCGGTCGGCCGCGAAGGTGTACTGCGACAGGTCGTTGGTTCCGATGGAGACGAAGTCCACGACCTCGACGAGGTTGCGGGCCTGGATGGCCATCGACGGCACCTCGACCATCACGCCGGCCGTGGACAGTCCGATGCTGTGTGCTCGTTCGACGAAGCCAGCCGCTTCGTCAACGGTCGAGACCATGGGCGCCATCGTCCACACCTCGCACGGTGCGTCCTCCGCTGCGGCTGCCAGGGCCTCGAGTTGCCGGTCGATGATGCCGGGCTCGAGTTCCCGCAGCCGCCAGCCGCGCAGGCCGAGTGCGGGATTGTCACCCGGACCGGGGTCGACGAACGGCAGTGGTTTGTCCGCGCCGACGTCGAGGGTCCGCACCACGACACGTCGCCCGCCGAACGTCTCGAACAGCCGCCGGTAGCTGGCCGTCTGCTCCTCGACCGTGGGCTCCTCGGTCCGGTCCAGGAACAGGAACTCGGTGCGAAACAGCCCGACGCCCTCGGCGTCGACATCACCCGCACGAGTCTGTCCCTCACCCGCGGGCTCGGCGTTGCCCACGTTCAACAGCAGCTTGACGGCGTGGCCGTCGGCTGTACGGCCGGGTCCGGAGGAGGAGGCCAGCAGCTTCGCGCGCTCCTCCT
The sequence above is a segment of the Euzebya tangerina genome. Coding sequences within it:
- the ptsP gene encoding phosphoenolpyruvate--protein phosphotransferase produces the protein MTTDTATDGIGVELIGTGVCAGIGIAPVAHMGTPVKELPPAKIKGDPEVDIDRAERAMDHVAEDLEARRDRAAGEAVAVLDAQSMMARDPGLRTMVADAIKGGKTPVYAVDESITHFRQMLEDMGGYMAERAADLIDLRNRMVARLLHLPMPGIPDQEEPFVLLAEDLAPADTVDLDPERILALVTEKGGPTSHTAIIAKSLGLPAIVSCGGALDLEEGTTVIADGSTGIVTVSPTDDQISAAQRRQEERAKLLASSSGPGRTADGHAVKLLLNVGNAEPAGEGQTRAGDVDAEGVGLFRTEFLFLDRTEEPTVEEQTASYRRLFETFGGRRVVVRTLDVGADKPLPFVDPGPGDNPALGLRGWRLRELEPGIIDRQLEALAAAAEDAPCEVWTMAPMVSTVDEAAGFVERAHSIGLSTAGVMVEVPSMAIQARNLVEVVDFVSIGTNDLSQYTFAADRLVGELGELLDPWQPAVLDLVARVGAAGREADVPAGVCGEAASDPLLARVLVGMGITSLSMSAPAVAEVRISLAGASLDACRAAAEAALAAADPADARRLVYDTA